The Parus major isolate Abel chromosome 5, Parus_major1.1, whole genome shotgun sequence genome contains a region encoding:
- the CCNK gene encoding cyclin-K yields MKENKENSSPSVNLANLDHTKPCWYWDKKDLAHTPSQLEGLDPATEARYRREGARFIFDVGTRLGLHYDTLATGIIYFHRFYMFHSFKQFPRYVTGACCLFLAGKVEETPKKCKDIIKTARSLLNDVQFGQFGDDPKEEVMVLERILLQTIKFDLQVEHPYQFLLKYAKQLKGDKNKIQKLVQMAWTFVNDSLCTTLSLQWEPEIIAVAVMYLAGRLCKFEIQEWTSKPMYRRWWEQFVQDVPVDVLEDICHQILDLYSQGKQQMPHHTPHQLQQPPSLQSTPQAPTVQQSQQSQSSEQSQTQQQKESQQSAQQQQQQQQQTQAQQSKKPSPQSSPPRQIKRPAAVSPKEETKAAEPPPPSKIPKIETSHPPIPPAHPPPERKPPLTTAVSMGEPEQSTTVDSVDMPKVQIPPPAHPAPVHQPPPLPHRPPPPPPTSYITGMSTTNSYMSGEGYQSLQSMMKTEGPTYGALPPAYGPPAHLPYHPHVYPPNPPPPVPPPPPASFPPPNIPPPTPGYPPPPTYNPNFPPPRLPPTHAVPPHPPPGLGMPPASYPPPTVPPGGQPPVPPPIPPPGMPPVAGLGRATWMR; encoded by the exons atgaaggagaataaagaaaattccagCCCTTCTGTAAACTTGGCAAACCTGGACCATACAAAGCCATGCTGGTACTGGGATAAGAAAGATTTGGCACACACACCATCACAGCTTGAAGGGCTTGATCCAGCTACGGAGGCACGATACCGCAGGGAAGGGGCCAGATTCATATTCGATGTGGGAACACGTTTAGGGCT ACATTATGACACTCTAGCAACcggaataatttatttccatcGTTTTTATATGTTTCATTCCTTCAAACAGTTCCCAAGATAT gTGACAGGAGCCTGCTGTCTCTTCCTAGCAGGAAAGGTTGAAGAAACACCCAAGAAGTGTAAAGATATAATTAAAACAGCTCGTAGCTTGCTAAATGATGTACAGTTTGGGCAGTTTGGAGATGACCCAAAG GAAGAAGTGATGGTACTCGAAAGGATCTTACTACAAACGATAAAGTTTGATTTGCAAGTGGAACATCCATACCAATTTCTTCTCAAGTATGCCAAACAACTCAAAG gagacaaaaataaaattcaaaaactGGTTCAAATGGCATGGACTTTTGTCAATGACAG tCTCTGCACTacactgtccctgcagtgggAGCCTGAGATCATAGCTGTTGCAGTTATGTACTTAGCAGGTCGTTTGTGTAAGTTCGAAATACAGGAATGGACATCAAAACCAATGTACAGACGATGGTGGGAGCAGTTTGTCCAAGATGTTCCTGTTGATGTTTTGGAAG ATATCTGTCATCAGATCCTGGATCTATACtcacagggaaaacagcaaatgCCTCATCATACTCCTCATCAGTTGCAGCAGCCACCATCTCTTCAGTCTACACCCCAGGCACCTACAGTACAGCAGTCACAGCAATCCCAGAGTTCAGAGCAAtcccagacacagcagcagaaagagtCTCAGCAGtcagcacagcaacagcagcagcagcagcagcaaacacaagCACAGCAATCCAAAAAACCCTCTCCCCAGTCAAGTCCTCCTAGACAGATTAAGAGACCAGCA GCTGTATCtccaaaagaagaaacaaaggcagcag aaccaccaccaccatctaAAATTCCTAAAATTGAAACTTCACATCCACCAATACCTCCTGCACATCCACCTCCAG agcGCAAGCCTCCTTTGACAACAGCAGTTTCAATGGGAGAACCAGAGCAATCTACTACTGTGGACTCAGTAGATATGCCAAAGGTCCAGATCCCTCCCCCTGCTCATCCTGCCCCAGTACATCAACCTCCACCTCTGCCACATCGTCCCCCACCCCCACCTCCCACCAGTTATATTACAGGGATGTCTACTACAAATTCTTACATGTCGGGGGAGGGCTATCAAAGTCTCCAGTCAATGATGAAAACAGAAGGACCAACATATGGAGCTTTACCGCCGGCCTATGGACCACCAGCTCATCTACCATATCATCCTCATGTCTACCCTCCCAACCCTCCACCACCAGTTCCACCTCCACCCCCTGCTTCTTTCCCCCCACCCAATATTCCACCTCCTACTCCTGGATATCCTCCTCCACCTACATACAACCCTAATTTCCCACCTCCAAGACTGCCTCCAACTCATGCAGTACCACCTCATccacctccagggctgggaatgccaCCAGCTAGTTACCCCCCTCCTACTGTTCCCCCAGGTGGACAGCCACCTGTACCACCTCCAATTCCACCACCTGGTATGCCACCTGTAGCAGGACTTGGACGTGCTACATGGATGAGATAG